The proteins below are encoded in one region of Candidatus Thiodiazotropha sp. LNASS1:
- a CDS encoding type 1 glutamine amidotransferase encodes MRAHYLQHVPFEDLGSIENWLKHSGYEITSTRLYESEELPGIESIDLLVIMGGPMSVNDDQNFPWLVEEKEFIKKVIESGKPVLGICLGAQLIACSLGAEVFSNSVKEIGWIPIRAADSNSQSVFLFPEETDVFHWHGETFNLPMGATRIAESAACKNQAYQIGKHVIGLQFHLETTPASAQAIVENCRDELVEGEYIQTATEILSVPQAQYGSINSLMEDVLEYITRNDRPGRQVEFD; translated from the coding sequence ATGCGTGCCCACTATTTACAACATGTGCCATTTGAAGATCTAGGCAGTATCGAAAACTGGTTAAAACACTCCGGCTATGAGATTACCAGTACCAGGTTATATGAATCAGAAGAATTACCCGGGATTGAGAGTATTGACTTGCTCGTGATTATGGGTGGGCCGATGAGTGTCAATGATGATCAGAACTTTCCCTGGTTGGTCGAAGAAAAGGAGTTCATAAAAAAAGTTATTGAGTCCGGTAAGCCTGTATTGGGTATTTGCCTGGGGGCGCAACTGATCGCGTGTTCATTGGGTGCAGAAGTGTTTTCAAATTCAGTGAAGGAAATAGGCTGGATTCCAATCCGTGCGGCAGATTCAAACAGCCAGTCAGTATTTCTTTTTCCGGAAGAAACAGATGTTTTTCACTGGCATGGAGAAACATTCAATTTGCCCATGGGGGCGACCCGAATCGCAGAAAGCGCGGCCTGTAAAAATCAGGCGTACCAGATAGGAAAGCATGTTATCGGACTCCAGTTTCATCTGGAAACAACCCCAGCTTCAGCTCAGGCAATTGTTGAGAATTGCCGTGATGAATTGGTTGAAGGTGAGTATATTCAAACGGCAACGGAGATACTGTCCGTGCCACAAGCGCAATACGGATCGATAAATAGCTTAATGGAGGATGTGCTTGAGTATATTACCAGGAATGATCGCCCAGGGAGGCAAGTCGAATTTGACTAA
- the tsaA gene encoding tRNA (N6-threonylcarbamoyladenosine(37)-N6)-methyltransferase TrmO: MTHLRLLIFILSIFSICPAGKNAFADTLDHVLPPTYEVWPIGWVRKVGGTTAIEVDEAYIPALLGLDQFDAIWVLYWFDRNDTPRQRKILQVHPRGDPDNPLRGVFATRAPVRPNLIALSRCRILSIQGNRIEIDGIDAFPDTPVLDIKP, from the coding sequence ATGACACACTTACGACTTCTGATCTTTATTCTGTCCATTTTCTCGATCTGTCCGGCAGGAAAAAACGCCTTCGCTGATACCTTGGACCATGTCCTCCCCCCTACCTATGAAGTATGGCCTATCGGTTGGGTCCGCAAGGTTGGAGGCACAACGGCGATCGAAGTGGATGAGGCTTACATACCGGCACTGCTGGGTCTTGACCAGTTCGACGCCATCTGGGTGCTCTACTGGTTCGATCGCAACGACACGCCCAGGCAGCGCAAGATTCTGCAGGTACATCCCAGAGGCGACCCGGACAACCCGTTGCGTGGCGTGTTCGCCACCCGGGCACCGGTCAGGCCTAACCTGATTGCTTTGAGCCGATGCCGCATCCTATCAATCCAGGGTAACCGGATCGAGATCGATGGTATCGACGCCTTTCCGGATACCCCGGTGCTCGACATCAAGCCATAA
- a CDS encoding SDR family oxidoreductase: MQSVKGRIVLVTGANRGIGKSIVEEFLLAGASKIYAAARNPESLKPLTDAYGERVVALRIDLNDPGSITTAASLAGDVEIVINNAGMLNIANPMASNAVAALQDEMEVNVYGLMRMAQAFAPILKVNGGGALVQLNSVASMKNFADFATYSASKAASYSMTQGLRDVLKEQGTQVVSVHPGPIATEMAAHAGLGEIAEPAELVPQAIINALELDEFHAFPDSMAKQVGAVYHDFASNIVEADLMEG, encoded by the coding sequence ATGCAATCAGTGAAAGGTCGAATTGTTCTGGTAACAGGCGCCAACCGCGGTATAGGCAAGAGCATAGTGGAGGAGTTTTTACTTGCCGGTGCGAGCAAGATATACGCCGCGGCGCGTAATCCCGAGTCTCTCAAACCCTTGACCGATGCCTATGGTGAACGCGTCGTTGCATTGCGCATCGACCTCAACGATCCGGGTAGTATCACCACCGCCGCGAGCCTGGCCGGCGATGTGGAGATAGTAATCAACAATGCGGGCATGTTGAATATTGCAAATCCCATGGCCAGCAACGCGGTTGCTGCGCTGCAGGACGAGATGGAAGTGAATGTATATGGATTGATGCGGATGGCACAGGCCTTCGCACCCATTTTGAAGGTAAACGGCGGTGGTGCGCTGGTACAGCTCAACTCCGTCGCTTCCATGAAGAACTTTGCGGATTTCGCCACCTACTCGGCGTCAAAGGCGGCATCCTACTCCATGACCCAGGGCCTGCGCGACGTTCTCAAGGAGCAGGGTACTCAGGTGGTCAGCGTACACCCGGGTCCGATAGCGACGGAAATGGCCGCGCATGCCGGGCTGGGTGAAATCGCAGAGCCGGCGGAGCTCGTTCCCCAGGCGATCATCAATGCCCTGGAATTAGATGAATTTCATGCGTTTCCGGATTCCATGGCCAAGCAGGTCGGTGCCGTCTATCATGACTTTGCCAGCAATATAGTAGAAGCGGATCTAATGGAGGGTTGA
- a CDS encoding efflux RND transporter periplasmic adaptor subunit, whose translation MLKKLVFTLIGLAILIGVPTLIKLKQFETMGAAQMEMPPETVTSDQVRSQRWPNTVSATGSLVAVQGVIVSAELGGKIEEIAFESGDRVKQDDLLVRIDVSAEQAQLRSAEAAAKLARINLDRNRDLRANKTVSQADLDTAEANFKQATAQVDNVRATIAKKTLRAPFAGQLGLRQVNLGQIVEQGTPVVTLQTIDPIYVDFSLPQQQFSILEPGTEVQVTTDAAPEKAFSGRIIAVNPEIDQMTRSVRVRATLSNQSELLRPGMFANVEVMLSDDEEVLAIPATAVLYAPYGDTVFVIDQVEDEKSGEKQLVLRQQVIRLGATRGDFVAVVTGLEEEEKVVTSGVFKLRPKMAVIVDNTLAPEAEMEPTPENE comes from the coding sequence ATGTTAAAGAAACTGGTTTTCACGTTGATAGGTCTGGCTATCCTGATAGGCGTACCGACCCTTATCAAGTTGAAACAATTCGAAACCATGGGTGCGGCACAGATGGAGATGCCCCCCGAGACAGTAACCTCAGATCAGGTCCGCAGCCAGCGTTGGCCTAACACAGTGAGCGCAACCGGTTCGCTGGTCGCTGTTCAGGGGGTAATCGTCAGCGCCGAACTGGGCGGCAAGATCGAAGAGATTGCCTTTGAATCAGGTGATCGAGTCAAGCAGGACGATCTACTGGTTCGTATCGACGTCTCCGCTGAGCAGGCGCAGCTCCGCTCAGCTGAGGCCGCGGCCAAACTGGCGCGTATCAACCTGGATCGCAACCGGGATCTGCGCGCCAACAAGACCGTCTCTCAGGCCGATCTCGACACCGCCGAGGCCAACTTCAAGCAGGCCACCGCCCAGGTGGACAATGTGCGCGCCACCATTGCCAAAAAGACGCTGCGCGCCCCCTTTGCCGGTCAGCTGGGACTGCGCCAGGTCAATCTGGGACAGATTGTCGAGCAGGGCACGCCTGTTGTGACCTTGCAGACCATCGATCCGATCTATGTTGACTTCTCATTGCCTCAGCAGCAATTCTCCATCCTGGAACCCGGCACCGAGGTGCAGGTGACAACCGATGCGGCCCCCGAAAAGGCCTTCAGCGGCAGGATCATCGCCGTGAATCCCGAGATCGATCAGATGACACGCAGCGTGCGCGTCAGGGCAACCCTGTCCAATCAGAGCGAACTGCTGCGTCCCGGCATGTTTGCCAATGTGGAGGTGATGCTGTCGGATGATGAGGAAGTGCTCGCCATCCCCGCCACCGCGGTGCTCTATGCGCCCTACGGCGATACCGTATTTGTTATCGACCAGGTCGAGGATGAAAAGAGCGGTGAAAAACAGCTCGTGCTGCGTCAGCAGGTGATCCGCCTTGGCGCCACCCGGGGCGATTTCGTTGCCGTGGTGACGGGGCTCGAGGAGGAGGAAAAGGTGGTCACCAGCGGTGTCTTCAAACTGCGGCCGAAGATGGCGGTAATCGTCGACAACACCCTGGCACCCGAAGCGGAGATGGAGCCCACCCCCGAGAATGAGTAA
- a CDS encoding NmrA family transcriptional regulator — protein MIPSPILIIGQNGKVGRRVDERLLTRGFATRGVSRSTNPPFDWKRPETWRSAMAGTCAAYVAYQPDLAVQQSEADISAFVEVARETGLEHIVLLSGRGEAGAQRAEEILMSSGLPWNIVRSSWFFQNFSESFMLDGILTGNLLLPAGDTLEPFVDADDIADVTVAVLTEPKLRNRVFEVSGPRAMTFAQCMAELSDALGHQVKYTRIPVDDYIEGLEQQGVPEETQWLLRELFTVVLDGRNSNTVSGVEEALGRPATDFKRYIEMTIDAEVWSVDRVKEMA, from the coding sequence ATGATCCCTTCACCTATTCTCATCATCGGTCAAAATGGTAAGGTCGGCCGCCGGGTCGATGAGCGACTGCTGACCCGGGGATTTGCCACCCGGGGTGTATCCAGGTCCACAAACCCGCCATTCGACTGGAAGAGACCTGAAACGTGGCGGTCCGCCATGGCTGGGACTTGTGCCGCCTATGTGGCCTATCAACCCGACCTTGCGGTGCAACAATCAGAGGCGGACATCAGCGCCTTTGTGGAGGTCGCGCGCGAAACCGGTCTGGAACATATCGTGCTGCTCTCAGGGCGGGGAGAAGCCGGCGCGCAACGGGCTGAAGAGATCCTCATGTCAAGCGGCCTCCCATGGAACATTGTCAGATCCAGCTGGTTTTTCCAGAATTTCAGTGAGAGCTTTATGCTGGACGGAATATTGACTGGTAATCTGTTATTGCCTGCGGGCGATACGCTTGAGCCCTTTGTCGACGCGGATGACATTGCAGACGTTACGGTTGCGGTATTGACCGAGCCCAAGCTTCGTAACCGGGTCTTTGAAGTCTCCGGGCCCCGCGCGATGACCTTTGCCCAATGCATGGCTGAACTCTCCGATGCCCTGGGACATCAGGTGAAATACACCCGCATACCAGTGGATGACTATATCGAGGGTTTGGAACAACAGGGTGTTCCGGAGGAGACGCAGTGGCTGTTGCGGGAACTATTCACGGTTGTCCTGGATGGCAGAAACAGCAATACGGTCTCCGGGGTTGAAGAGGCATTGGGA
- a CDS encoding AraC family transcriptional regulator yields MNQRTNTRIPDLTDPLGEALHLLRLNGTFYCRSELTAPWGIELPPFEGRMMFHVVTAGECRLEVEGEAPHQLRQGSLALVPHGNGHVIRSQPSDKTMPLFDIPVERVSDRYEIMRHGGDGELTHLTCGVVRFDHVAGQQLIEHLPKVLMIDSWADEEESWLHSTLRFIAQEARALRPGGETVITHLADILIIQVIRSWLDASPEANRGWLAALRDKQVGKALAAIHREPDRHWTVASLAKEVGMSRSGFSARFTDLVGDSAMRYLTQWRMQMARAQLLENTEPLSLLAKRLGYQSEAAFCRAFKRVFGVSPGSVRNSADVANEPVMNS; encoded by the coding sequence ATGAATCAACGAACCAATACAAGGATACCGGACCTCACCGATCCCCTCGGCGAGGCCCTGCATCTGCTTAGACTGAACGGCACCTTCTACTGCCGCTCCGAGCTGACGGCACCCTGGGGCATAGAGCTGCCCCCATTTGAAGGCCGTATGATGTTTCATGTGGTTACCGCAGGCGAATGCCGGCTGGAGGTTGAAGGCGAAGCACCCCATCAGCTTCGGCAAGGCAGTCTTGCGCTGGTCCCCCACGGTAATGGCCATGTCATCCGCAGTCAGCCTAGCGACAAGACGATGCCCCTTTTCGATATACCCGTTGAACGGGTCAGCGATCGCTACGAGATTATGCGTCACGGTGGCGATGGCGAACTGACCCACCTCACTTGTGGTGTGGTACGTTTCGACCATGTCGCCGGTCAACAGCTCATCGAACACCTACCGAAGGTTTTGATGATCGATAGCTGGGCCGACGAAGAGGAGAGCTGGCTTCACAGCACCCTGCGCTTCATCGCCCAGGAAGCCCGAGCGTTGCGACCGGGAGGAGAGACCGTCATCACTCACCTGGCCGATATCCTGATCATTCAGGTAATCCGATCCTGGCTGGACGCTTCGCCCGAAGCCAACCGTGGTTGGCTTGCCGCCTTGCGCGATAAACAGGTGGGAAAGGCACTCGCCGCGATCCATCGAGAACCCGACCGACACTGGACCGTCGCCTCGCTGGCCAAAGAGGTCGGCATGTCACGTTCGGGATTTTCCGCAAGATTCACCGACCTGGTGGGAGACTCGGCGATGCGCTATCTCACCCAGTGGCGCATGCAAATGGCCAGAGCGCAACTGCTGGAAAATACAGAACCGCTTTCGCTACTCGCCAAAAGGCTCGGCTATCAATCGGAAGCAGCCTTCTGCCGGGCATTCAAACGGGTATTTGGTGTATCACCGGGGAGTGTGCGCAACAGTGCGGACGTCGCGAATGAACCGGTCATGAATAGTTAG
- a CDS encoding efflux RND transporter permease subunit: MARMKAFTDLFIQRPVVAIVLNLLIVIAGFQAWNSLNIRQYPRSDNATVNISTVYVGASAELVRGFITTPLEQAIASADGIDYIESKSLQGFSMINARLKLNYEPTKALAEITAKVNQVRNELPAEAQVPAISVQSADSEFAAAYISFASDILSQAEITDYLIRVIQPRLAAVAGVQRAEIFGARTFAMRIWLKPDKMAAYHVSPAQVRQALAANNFLAAVGSTKGSLVQVTLTANTDLHTVEEFERLVIRQQDDAIVRLKDIAEVTLGAEDYDTTVSYLGQTAVFMGIFPLPTANTIDVIKRVRTEIDAISRDLPTGLEVELGYDASEYIANAITEVTKTLGDTLMIVIVVIFLFMGSMRSALVPMFAIPVSLIGSIFLMQIFGFSLNLLTLLAIVLSVGLVVDDAIVMVENIERHLREGRSKREAALLGARELVGPVIAMTITLAAVYIPIAMQGGLTGALFREFALTLAGTVTISGFVALTLSPMMSSHMLRSAADEEKGFTGWVNHHFDRMRLAYGRLIDNTLDARPFVYVIWLAVAAAAFPLYNMSPKELAPGEDQSVIFGVINASANATANQKEYYGKAVEQAFLSTEEVDLTFQILLAPSVGALYDTDGFSGMVVKPWHNPRERTVFEIIPEIQAKLSQIPGFQIFATTPPALPGGSNFPVEFIIASTGDAKRLLDFAQQIQGKAAESGMFHFPPLIDLKYDQPQAQVVLDRDKIGALGLDLNQVGNDMAAALGGDYVNRFNIAGRSYKVIPQIERAQRLNPEQLTEIYINGPQGELIPLSSVARIENSTVPRSLNRFQQLNSVKLSGMTNRTLDEALTVLEDAAREILPPGYTIDYTGESRQLRHEGNKFLPAFSLAIVMIFMALAVQFNSFRDPLIILLGSVPLAMFGALIFTFLKMPNPNMPFWTSGWTTTLNIYAQVGLVTLVGLIAKNGILIVEFANKLQEQGLSKIDAVREAAMTRLRPVLMTTVATVAGHFPLILVTGAGAAARNSIGLVLVGGMAIGTLFTLFVLPSIYVLLAKEHTHEEPEEAAGIAVSANAEPALNSDRA, encoded by the coding sequence ATGGCAAGGATGAAAGCCTTTACCGATCTGTTCATCCAGCGGCCGGTGGTTGCGATCGTGCTCAATCTGTTGATTGTCATAGCCGGTTTTCAGGCCTGGAACAGTCTCAACATCCGGCAATATCCGCGTAGCGACAACGCCACTGTCAATATCTCCACCGTCTATGTGGGCGCCAGCGCGGAGCTGGTGCGCGGTTTCATTACCACGCCGCTGGAGCAGGCCATCGCTTCGGCCGACGGTATCGACTATATCGAATCGAAGAGCCTTCAGGGCTTCTCCATGATCAACGCCCGCCTGAAGCTCAACTACGAGCCTACCAAGGCCCTGGCGGAGATTACCGCCAAGGTGAACCAGGTGCGCAACGAGCTGCCTGCCGAGGCCCAGGTGCCGGCGATCTCAGTGCAGTCGGCCGATTCGGAATTCGCCGCAGCCTATATCAGCTTCGCTTCCGATATCCTTTCCCAGGCCGAGATCACCGACTACCTGATCCGTGTCATACAGCCGCGCCTGGCCGCCGTTGCGGGAGTTCAGCGGGCCGAGATATTCGGCGCCCGCACCTTCGCCATGCGCATCTGGCTGAAGCCGGACAAGATGGCCGCCTACCACGTCAGTCCGGCACAGGTGCGCCAGGCACTGGCCGCCAACAACTTTCTCGCCGCCGTCGGCAGCACAAAGGGTTCTCTTGTCCAGGTCACCCTGACGGCCAATACGGATCTTCACACGGTGGAGGAGTTCGAGCGCCTGGTGATCCGGCAGCAGGACGACGCTATCGTGCGCCTGAAGGATATCGCCGAGGTTACCCTCGGTGCCGAGGATTACGACACTACGGTCAGCTACCTGGGCCAGACAGCTGTCTTCATGGGCATCTTTCCCCTGCCCACCGCCAACACCATCGATGTCATCAAACGGGTGCGCACGGAGATCGATGCCATATCCCGCGACCTGCCGACCGGCCTCGAGGTGGAGCTCGGCTACGACGCCTCTGAATATATCGCCAATGCCATCACCGAGGTCACCAAGACCCTGGGCGACACCCTGATGATCGTCATCGTCGTCATCTTCCTCTTCATGGGCTCGATGCGTTCCGCCCTGGTGCCGATGTTCGCGATACCGGTTTCGCTGATCGGCAGCATCTTTCTGATGCAGATTTTCGGCTTCTCCCTCAACCTGCTCACCCTGCTGGCCATCGTACTCTCCGTCGGCCTGGTGGTGGACGACGCCATTGTCATGGTGGAAAACATCGAGCGCCATCTAAGGGAGGGTCGCAGCAAACGGGAGGCTGCCCTGCTCGGCGCACGCGAGCTGGTGGGACCGGTCATCGCCATGACCATCACCCTGGCGGCGGTCTATATACCTATCGCCATGCAGGGGGGGCTCACCGGCGCCCTGTTTCGCGAGTTCGCCCTTACCCTGGCCGGCACCGTCACCATCTCCGGCTTTGTCGCACTGACCCTTTCGCCGATGATGTCCTCCCACATGCTGCGCAGTGCCGCGGACGAGGAGAAGGGCTTTACCGGCTGGGTCAATCACCACTTCGATCGCATGCGACTGGCCTACGGCCGCCTGATCGATAACACCCTGGACGCTCGCCCCTTCGTCTATGTGATATGGCTCGCTGTCGCCGCGGCGGCCTTTCCCCTCTACAACATGTCGCCCAAGGAGCTGGCGCCCGGCGAGGATCAGAGTGTTATCTTCGGCGTGATCAACGCATCGGCCAACGCCACAGCCAATCAGAAGGAGTATTACGGCAAGGCCGTCGAGCAGGCTTTCCTGAGTACGGAGGAGGTGGATCTCACCTTTCAGATTCTGCTCGCCCCCTCCGTCGGCGCCCTCTACGATACCGACGGCTTCTCCGGCATGGTGGTCAAGCCATGGCACAATCCACGTGAGCGCACTGTCTTTGAGATCATACCCGAGATTCAGGCCAAGCTGTCGCAGATCCCGGGCTTCCAGATCTTCGCCACCACGCCACCCGCCCTACCTGGCGGCAGCAACTTCCCCGTCGAGTTCATCATCGCCTCCACCGGGGACGCCAAGCGGTTGCTCGACTTCGCCCAACAGATACAGGGCAAGGCTGCGGAAAGCGGCATGTTCCACTTTCCACCCCTGATCGACCTCAAATACGATCAGCCCCAGGCTCAGGTGGTATTGGACCGGGATAAGATCGGCGCCCTCGGGCTCGATCTGAATCAGGTCGGCAACGACATGGCTGCCGCCCTGGGTGGCGACTACGTCAACCGTTTCAATATCGCGGGGCGCAGTTATAAGGTGATTCCGCAGATCGAGCGCGCCCAGCGGCTCAATCCGGAGCAGCTTACCGAGATCTATATCAACGGCCCGCAAGGCGAACTGATCCCGCTGAGCAGCGTGGCACGCATCGAAAACAGCACGGTGCCCCGCTCCCTCAACCGCTTCCAGCAGCTCAACTCGGTAAAGCTCTCGGGCATGACCAATCGTACTCTCGACGAAGCCCTCACCGTGCTGGAAGATGCGGCGCGGGAGATCCTGCCACCCGGCTACACCATCGACTACACCGGTGAGTCGCGCCAGCTGCGCCATGAGGGCAACAAGTTCCTGCCCGCCTTTTCCCTGGCCATCGTGATGATCTTCATGGCGCTGGCGGTGCAGTTCAACTCATTCCGCGACCCGCTGATCATCCTCCTGGGATCAGTGCCGCTGGCGATGTTCGGTGCCCTGATCTTCACCTTCCTGAAGATGCCCAATCCCAACATGCCCTTCTGGACCAGCGGCTGGACCACCACCCTCAACATCTATGCCCAGGTGGGACTGGTGACCCTGGTCGGCCTGATCGCGAAAAACGGCATCCTCATCGTCGAGTTCGCCAACAAACTGCAGGAACAGGGATTATCAAAGATCGACGCCGTGCGCGAGGCGGCCATGACCCGTCTGCGCCCGGTATTGATGACGACCGTGGCGACGGTCGCCGGTCACTTTCCCCTGATCCTGGTAACCGGCGCCGGCGCCGCAGCACGCAACTCCATCGGCCTGGTACTGGTCGGCGGCATGGCCATCGGTACGCTATTCACCCTCTTCGTGCTGCCGTCGATCTATGTCCTGTTGGCAAAGGAGCACACTCACGAGGAACCTGAAGAGGCTGCCGGCATCGCGGTGTCCGCCAATGCCGAGCCGGCGTTGAACAGTGATCGAGCCTGA
- a CDS encoding TetR/AcrR family transcriptional regulator translates to MSAGRKRTFDKSDALDKAMRVFWEHGYAGTSVSDLTEVLGINKPSLYSAFGNKEQLFATALEHYMSHYGAPLLERLTQPTDIPFADRVRAYMLGIIDLINSDDSPKGCLFVKSCCEAGSSAMPDDVSLSLQEMRQVNAQLLTKAVQAEQKRGLLLQAAKPRDIAEYLLSVLYGLSVLARQGKSRKELVRIVNVAITALPMSQA, encoded by the coding sequence ATGAGTGCAGGCAGGAAACGAACGTTTGATAAGTCGGATGCATTGGACAAAGCGATGCGTGTTTTCTGGGAACATGGCTATGCCGGCACATCCGTGAGTGATCTGACTGAGGTGCTGGGGATCAACAAACCCAGCCTCTATTCAGCCTTTGGCAACAAAGAGCAGCTGTTCGCGACAGCGCTGGAACACTACATGTCGCACTATGGTGCACCGCTCCTGGAACGACTCACACAACCCACAGACATACCCTTCGCAGACCGGGTTCGAGCCTATATGCTTGGCATTATCGACTTGATCAACAGCGATGATTCACCCAAAGGGTGTCTGTTTGTGAAAAGCTGTTGCGAGGCCGGTAGCTCCGCAATGCCTGATGACGTTTCCCTGTCATTGCAGGAAATGAGACAGGTTAACGCCCAGTTGCTGACTAAGGCAGTGCAAGCCGAGCAGAAAAGAGGCCTTCTGCTTCAAGCAGCCAAGCCAAGGGATATCGCTGAATATCTGCTGTCCGTGTTGTATGGCCTCTCTGTACTGGCAAGACAGGGTAAATCCCGCAAAGAACTTGTCAGGATCGTCAATGTAGCTATTACTGCACTGCCGATGTCTCAAGCGTGA
- the sugE gene encoding quaternary ammonium compound efflux SMR transporter SugE: MAWIYLVVAGLFECGWAIGLKYTEGFTKPVPSLFTISAMAISFWLLSVAMKTIPVGTAYAVWTGIGAVGVAVLGMVMFGESRDMLRIVSLLLIVSGIVGLKLISPYKV, encoded by the coding sequence ATGGCGTGGATATATCTGGTTGTAGCTGGATTGTTTGAATGCGGATGGGCAATAGGTCTCAAGTATACAGAAGGATTTACAAAACCTGTCCCCTCACTGTTTACAATCTCAGCAATGGCGATAAGTTTTTGGTTACTGTCGGTAGCCATGAAAACAATTCCAGTGGGTACGGCCTATGCAGTCTGGACGGGAATTGGTGCGGTTGGCGTGGCGGTATTGGGTATGGTTATGTTTGGCGAGTCGAGAGACATGCTGAGAATAGTCTCATTGCTTCTCATCGTATCGGGCATAGTGGGGCTCAAATTGATCTCGCCATACAAGGTATAA
- a CDS encoding EthD domain-containing protein produces MIKFVMCLTRHPDMTREDFKDYWMNKHGPFFMSNTDAMGAKKYVQSHTLDTPLNEVLRTSRGMMPEYDGIAEVWFESEKALIEGMSSPEGQKLGAALLDDERNFIDHSNSTAFIVEEYEF; encoded by the coding sequence ATGATTAAATTTGTTATGTGTTTAACACGGCATCCCGATATGACGCGAGAAGATTTCAAGGATTATTGGATGAATAAGCATGGGCCATTCTTTATGAGTAATACTGATGCAATGGGCGCAAAAAAATATGTGCAATCGCACACATTGGATACACCATTGAATGAAGTTCTAAGAACATCAAGAGGGATGATGCCTGAATATGACGGCATTGCTGAAGTGTGGTTTGAATCAGAAAAGGCGCTCATCGAAGGAATGAGTTCACCCGAAGGGCAAAAATTAGGAGCTGCATTGCTGGATGATGAGAGAAATTTCATCGATCATTCAAACTCTACAGCATTCATTGTTGAGGAGTATGAGTTTTGA